A genomic window from Streptomyces broussonetiae includes:
- a CDS encoding medium chain dehydrogenase/reductase family protein: MSSHPFVEVVLPGVVAPEGLQVRRADVPQPGPGQIVIAMEATGVSFAEQQMRRGRYYDQPPFPFVPGYDLVGRVHSTGQGVDPGLVGRRVAALVKVGGWASHVLVDAQDAVEVPDGLGAAEAETVVVNGITAWQMLHRTARVRAGQRILVHGAGGGVGLILVQLARAAGVQVIGTASPRHHDALRELDVTPVDYRTGDVPARVRELAPGGVDAVFDHVGGRSVIDSWHLLAPGGTLVSYGSASTRDDTGSKQWPVLKILARTCLWNTLPNGRSAHFYNIWAGQKFHKDRFRARLHTDLTEVFTALGRGDITAPVAARLPLTSAAEALRLAESGTVTGKVVLTP, encoded by the coding sequence ATGAGCAGCCACCCCTTTGTCGAGGTCGTTCTGCCGGGCGTCGTGGCCCCGGAAGGCCTGCAGGTCCGGCGCGCGGACGTGCCGCAGCCCGGTCCCGGGCAGATCGTGATCGCCATGGAGGCGACCGGGGTCTCCTTCGCCGAGCAGCAGATGCGCCGCGGGCGGTACTACGACCAGCCGCCGTTCCCGTTCGTGCCCGGCTACGACCTGGTGGGCCGGGTCCACTCGACCGGCCAGGGAGTCGACCCGGGCCTCGTGGGACGGCGGGTGGCCGCTTTGGTCAAGGTCGGAGGCTGGGCCAGTCATGTTCTGGTCGACGCGCAGGACGCGGTGGAGGTCCCCGACGGTCTGGGTGCGGCCGAGGCCGAGACCGTCGTGGTCAACGGCATCACCGCGTGGCAGATGCTGCACCGCACGGCCCGGGTGCGCGCCGGGCAGCGGATTCTCGTGCACGGCGCCGGTGGCGGCGTGGGCCTGATCCTGGTCCAGCTGGCCCGAGCAGCCGGTGTGCAGGTGATCGGTACGGCCTCGCCCCGGCACCACGACGCTCTGCGGGAGCTGGATGTCACCCCGGTCGACTACCGCACCGGAGACGTGCCGGCCCGGGTCCGCGAGCTGGCCCCCGGCGGGGTGGACGCGGTCTTCGACCACGTCGGCGGGCGCAGCGTGATCGACTCCTGGCACCTGCTGGCCCCCGGCGGCACCCTCGTCTCCTACGGCAGTGCCTCCACCCGCGACGACACCGGCTCAAAGCAGTGGCCCGTGCTGAAGATCCTTGCCCGTACGTGCCTGTGGAACACCCTCCCCAATGGCCGCAGCGCTCACTTCTACAACATCTGGGCCGGCCAGAAGTTCCACAAGGACCGCTTCCGTGCCCGGCTGCACACCGACCTCACCGAGGTCTTCACCGCTCTGGGCCGCGGCGACATCACCGCCCCCGTCGCCGCACGACTGCCGCTCACCAGCGCGGCCGAGGCGCTGCGCCTGGCGGAGTCCGGCACTG